The DNA sequence GGTGGATCAACTGGTAGTAGCCATCACGGAAATCGTTGATTTCGTAAGCCAGGCGGCGTTTGCCCCAGTCTTTTGATTCAGTCAGTTCCGCACCATTATCAGTCAGGATAGAGTTAAAACGCTCAACTAGAGCCTTTTTAGCCTCATCTTCAATGTTTGGACGGATGACGTACATGATTTCGTACTTTCTCATCTCATTACACCTCCTTTTGGTCTAAGCGGCCCATTCGGGCAAGGAGTAACTATTCATTACTCACAAGTTGAAATTATAGCATATATCCGGAAGGAAAGCAATTATCCCTTCCAAAAAGAAAAAACCTCATTCCGAGGTATATTCATCATATCATATTCAATTGGACAATATCCATTCTTTTATCCCAAATTCCGGAAGCGGTATTCGCCCTCAAATGCAATCTCTTTATATTCTGCCAGCAGCTGGTCCATGATTTTATCCCATGACTGCCGTTCGGCATAGCTCCTCGCTTCCCGGGACATGCTGGCGAGCTTTACGGGATCTCCAAGCAGCTCTTGTATCGCACTCGCAAATTCCCCGCTGCTGCCTGCCGGGCAAATCCGGCCGGTCCTGCCTTCCGAGATGATTTCCGCAGGACCGCCTTTGTCTGCCACAATGGCAGGGGTACCGGAAGAGAGAGCTTCAAGGACCACATTTCCGAATGTTTCTGTAGGAGAGGGGAAGACGAGCAAATCGGCTGCTGCATATAGGCCGGCCAGCTCTTCGCCTGTGACATATCCGGTCATTGTCACATTGCCCCTGCCGGCAGATTCCTTTGCGAATGGCTGGAACTCAGGTCCGTCGCCGACGATCAGCCAGTGCACCCGCTCCCGGATTTCTTCCGGGAGGCTTCCCATTGTCTTCAGCAGGGTGCCAAGATCCTTTTCGAGTGCAAGCCGGCCTGCATATAAGAGGATATGAGGCTCCCTGATTCCAAATTTCTTCCTGGCTGCGTCCTTATCTCGATCAGGATGAAACAGCCGGCTGTCAACGCCGCGTGTCCAAAGCGATACAGACTGCAGCCCCTGGGCTTCAAGGATTGTTTTCGTATCTTTTGACGGCACGAATATGCGCTGGAAGGAACGGTGGAACCATTTCATATATTTCCAGAATAGGGGGGAGAGCCATTGGCATTTATAAAGCTTTAAGTATTGATCAAAATGGGTGTGATAGGAGCCGGTGATCGGGATGCCCAGCTTTTTTGCCGCATGGATTCCATAAAGCCCCATTGTCAGCGGAGTGGCTATATGAACGATATCGGGAGAAAACTTCTGCAGCCTTTCCGTTATTTTGCGGGGATTGGCCACAGCCGTTCTGCATTCAGGGTAGAAAAAGAAAGGAATGCTCAGAAACTCAGCTGCGTTCGGATAGGACATTCCCTCAGCGGGTCCCGGTATAAAAAGCATATACTCTATATCCCGCTTCTCAAGATGGTCTGTGAGCCGCTTCAGCGTGTTAGCCACCCCATTGATCTGGGGATAAAAGGTATCAGAAAAAATCGCCACCTTCACTCTCATTCCTCCTCAATATTAAAATGACTGGGCAATGGCTGCGAATAAGATGCCTGCACTTGCGCCAAGCAGAGATCCTGCTGCAATATCGGTAGGATAATGGACGCCAAGCACAACCCTTGAAAGGGCGACAAGACCGGCAGCTGCCAATAAAGCGGGAGCGAATGGAGGGAAAAGAATGCTGTAGGGAACTGCCAGGGAAAAGACGGCTGTTGAATGCCCTGACGGAAAAGAATGATCTTTGAAACGAAATCCATGCACACGGACGCCGGGAAGCACCTGAAAGGGGCGGATCCTCTTAACGGCCCGCTTGATCAGGACTGCGGCAAGATGGCTTGCTGCAAGGGAAAGTGACGCAGCTGCTGCCGGCCTGAAAAGGGAAGGGGGGCCCGCCAGCATAAGAACCAGCTGCAGGACAACCGTAAACCGCGCACCGCCCAAATGGGTCAACATTTGAAAAAAACGGATGAAAGCTGCCTCCGATCTGCTGTTGCAATATTGAAACCACAGCTCATCCTGCCTTCGGATCCAGGCTCTTGCACGGCTCATCACACATCCTCCTTTAGCGCTTTCTTCTACTTCATTGTAAAAAGAATGTGTAACAGCCATTTGAATCCCATGTAAATTTATTGTTAATCAGCCTTGAAAGGCGGAGGGCGCTTGCTCAGTCCCGACACTCGAGGGGCTAGCGCCCGGAGCTGTACCATCGAAAGGCGGAAGGGTGTTCAGCCACGGCATACTATGAGGCACTCTATTTCATATTGTTTGCGCCAGAGTATCTCAAGATGTTCTCATGGGGCATTCTGATGCTCCTTCACCCCATGCAGAGTGTCTCTAAACTCTTACATGAGGCACTCTGACACTCCTCAGCCCCTCACAGAATGCCTCAAAACTCCTACATGAGGCACACTGCCATTCCTCAGCCCCTCACAGAGTGCCTCAAAATTCAACGCCCCCTGCATCTTCCCCAGTCAAACAAAAAAAAGCCCCCAAAAGCGGGAGCCTCTCATCATACTTATTACACATTAAAGCGGAAATGAATGATATCTCCGTCTTTAACAATATACTCTTTTCCTTCAAGACGGACCTTTCCTGCTTCTTTCGCAGCGGCCATGGTCTTAGCTTCCAGCAGGTCATCATAGTGGACAGTTTCTGCCCTGATGAAGCCTCTTTCAAAGTCTGTATGGATGATGCCGGCACACTGAGGCGCCTTCATGCCCTTGCGGAACGTCCATGCACGGACTTCCTGCACCCCTGCCGTGAAATAAGTGGCAAGGTCCAGCAGGTGGTAAGCAGAACGGATCAGCTGGTCAAGACCGGATTCCTCGATGCCAAGCTCTTCAAGGAACATTTGCTTTTCTTCGCCTTCAAGCTCGGCGATTTCAGATTCGATTTTCGCACAGACAACAATCACTTCCGCATTGTCTTTCTCTGCAAAATCCCTGACGCTCTGGACGTATTCGTTTGAAGAAGGATCTGCTACATCATCTTCCCCCACATTTGCTACATACAGGACAGGCTTGATTGTCAGGAGGTGAAGGTTCTTGGCAATTTTATGCTGCTCTTCTGTGAACTCCACAGTGCGGGCAGGCTTGTCAGACTCGAACGCATCCTTGAGCAATTCGAGGACTTCAAGTTCTGCCACAGCTTCCTTATCCTTCTGTTTTGCCATTTTGCCGACGCGGGCAATGCGCTTCTCAACAGATTCCAGGTCAGCAAGGATCAGCTCCAGGTTGATGGTTTCAATATCGGAAATCGGATCGACCTTTCCGGATACGTGTGTGATATTATCATCAGCAAAGCAGCGGACAACCTGGCAGATTGCATCCACTTCACGGATATGCGAAAGGAATTTATTCCCTAGGCCTTCCCCTTTGCTGGCGCCCTTTACGATTCCGGCGATGTCTGTGAATTCGAATGTTGTCGGTACAGTTTTCTTCGGCTGAACAAGCTCTGTCAGCTTGTTCAGGCGGTGGTCAGGAACCTCAACAATTCCCACATTCGGGTCAATCGTACAAAACGGATAGTTGGCAGACTCCGCACCTGCCTGTGTTATTGCATTAAATAATGTAGATTTACCAACGTTCGGCAAGCCTACAATCCCAGCTGTTAATGCCATGCCAGTCACTCCTCAACTTTTATTTCAGCATCTATTTCAAAAACGGTGAAATCTATTTTTATAAGGCTGTTTCTCGTTTTCATAAAATTGGACAAGCCTCCCACAATTATAGAGATTTGCCGGGCAAAAGACAAGTCCATCCCCTTCCAGAAAAAAGAAGCATGACTATTCTTCATGCTTCACGAGGATTTTCTTCATTTTCCGGCTGAATTCTTTTCGTGGGATCATGACGCTGTGCGAGCAGCCCTCGCATTTAATGCGGATATCCATGCCGAGGCGGATGATTTTCCAGCGGTTGGCCCCGCACGGATGGGCTTTTTTCATCTCTACTACATCATTCAGGCCATATTCTTTAGGTTCCATGCTATTTTCCTCCTATGCTTTTCCCGTGCTTTTTTCAGGCTTTTCTTCCTGGCGCGAATACATGACCAGGCGCGGGAAAGGAATTTCGATGCCATGTGCATCGAGGGCCATCTTGATTTCCTTCCTCAACTGACGGGCGATAAAGAAATGCTTCATCGGCATTGTCTCTGCCGTCACCCGGATAACCACATCTGATGCCGCCAGGTTCTGGATGCCCAATATTTCGGGCGTCTTGACCATATCTTCATATTTTTCAGGCAGGGTTTCCAGGAGGTCCTTAAGCACCTGCTCAGCCTTCTGGATATCCCCCTCATACGCAATGCTCACATCCACAAACGCGACGCTGTTATGAAGGGAGAAATTGGTCACCTGGACGATGCTCCCGTTCGGCAGGATGTGAAGCTCACCTGTCCAGCTCTTAATTTTTGTTGTCCGGAGGCCGATTTCCTCTACGGTTCCTTCGAATTGGTCGACCCTGATATAGTCTCCGACCGAAAATTGGTCTTCAAATATGATGAAAAAGCCGGTGATGATATCCTTCACAAGGTTCTGAGCGCCGAAGCCGACCGCAAGCCCCACAATCCCGGCACCTGCAAGGAGGGCACCCACATCAATCGTCAAGGTCGAGAGAATCATCATAATCATGATGAAAGACACCACATACGTCAGGATATTTTCAAGCAGTTTGACCAGTGTAGCCTCCCGGCGGTGGCTGATCCGCAGCGGCGAATGGCTCCGCACGGCAAAGACCTTTCGGATGGCCGCCCGGCCGATTCTGATGATCAGGCTTGATACAATCAAAATGGCAATGATCTTCAAAAATCCAAGGCCAATGGCACTCCACATATTTTCATCGGACAGCTGATCCTTAATTCCCTGAAGCATTTTTTCTGTAGAAGTCATGGTTTCACCCGCTTACTTTTAGTGAATTATATAAGAAAATCGCCAGCGCCTTAATGAAGGACTCGAAATAAGTATGCCGCGGCGTGCAAAAACGTCTGCAAGATTCCGCCTCAAGCTTGTACCTCAAGGCCATAGGCGCAGCTGCCAGCGAGCAGCCGAAATTCAAAATAATACTTTCTTATCTTATAAAATTAAATCCATTTTAACAATTTGCAAGATTTTTTTACAGTCTGACATGTGAGTGCCTTCCCAGAAATTCTTTTCCTATAAACCTTCCCCGCCTGCACAAGTGCCTTTAACCCATTAAAGGATCGTACGGACAGTCAGTAAGCATACCAACATATGATTCTCTGTTTATCTTTTTACTGATGCAGGTATGTATAGATTACAAAATTTTTCCGTATACTGTTACTACCATAATGAGGGAGTGGAACCAATGAACTTAAGAACGAACTTATTTGAAAAAAAGGCCAGCAGTGCCCGCGTTGCCCATGATGAACAGGATGCTGCAAACAAGCTGGCCGCTGAACTCTTAAATTTCATGCCCCCAGGCATCGGTGTACGCCCTGTCGTTTTTGTCTGCATCGGCACTGACCGCTCTACCGGAGATTCATTGGGTCCGCTTGTCGGCACACTTCTGGAAGAAAAGGCTGTGGCTCCCTTTCATGTATACGGAACGCTGGATGATCCGATCCATGCCGTTAATCTGGAGGAAAAACTGAAGGAAATCAAAGAATCGCATGTACGTCCCTATATTATCGGAATTGACGCATGCCTTGGCCGACTGAAAAGCGTAGGCGTTATCCAGGTCGGATCCGGCCCGGTCAAGCCTGGAGCCGGCGTGAATAAAGAGCTGCCTGAGGTAGGCGATATGCATATCACCGGAATTGTGAATGTGAGCGGATTTATGGAATTCTTCGTTCTGCAGAATACGAGGCTGAATCTTGTGCTGAGGATGGCGAAGACGATTGCTGCCGGAATCCACGAAGCGAGCCTGAATGCAAGATTTAAGCATGCATGGCCGCGCATCAGCTGGGATCTGGGAACAGCTGAACAGGCAAAGCTGAATCAGTAGAGAAGGGGATGGACAGACAAATGCCGTCCACCCTCTGTCAAACAAGCTGCTGGTAAAAATAGATTGATGTGACGATAACAGCCGTCACAAGGATGCCGGGCAGGAGATTGGCCACCCTGATCTTCGTCAATCCTGTCAGGTTAAGCCCGATCGCAAAGATCATCACCCCGCCTGCCGCTGTCATTTCTAGAATGAACTGGTCCATCAATGCCTGAGGAACAAACCGGTCGATCTGGGTTGCAAAGAGGGCAATCAGCCCTTCATAAAGGACGACTGGGATAGCTGAAAAGATGACGCCGATTCCAAGAGTAGTGGTCAAAATCAGCGCCGTAAAGCCGTCGATGATCGATTTGGTATACAGAACATCATGGTCGCCTCGGATGCCGCTGTCCAATGCCCCGATGATGGCCATCGCTCCGATTACAAAAATGAGGGTTGCTGTCACAAAGCCTTGCGAAATGCTGCCCTGTCCATTTGACCCAATCTTTCTCTCCAGCCAATTGCCGACTGCATTGAGTTTATCCTCAAGCCCAAGCCACTCGCCGAGCACAGCCCCAAGCACAAGACTCAGGATAACAATCAGGAAATTTTCACTTTTGAAGCCCATCTGCAGTCCAAGGACGATGACTGCCAGTCCAATCGCATACATGACGGTGCCTTTCATGCTTTCCGGGATGCGGTGGAGCAGCTTGCCGAGAAGCGTGCCGATGACAATCAGCAGCCCATTCACTAAAGTGCCTAATAAAAACATTGCATTTCACCTTTATCTGTATAGTAGTTTATGAAAAAAGAAGAAAAAGCCATCCATGATGGCTTACGAACGTTCTTGGTCCAATATTTGTAAAATCCGGTCCAAATCGTCTTTTGAAAAAAATTCGATCTCAATTTTGCCTTTGTTCTGGTTCTTATTCTGCTTGATGCTGACCGGGGTTCCGAACCGCTCCCGCAAGGAGGTTTCCTGAGCTTTTATAAAAACA is a window from the Bacillus infantis NRRL B-14911 genome containing:
- a CDS encoding DUF554 domain-containing protein, with protein sequence MFLLGTLVNGLLIVIGTLLGKLLHRIPESMKGTVMYAIGLAVIVLGLQMGFKSENFLIVILSLVLGAVLGEWLGLEDKLNAVGNWLERKIGSNGQGSISQGFVTATLIFVIGAMAIIGALDSGIRGDHDVLYTKSIIDGFTALILTTTLGIGVIFSAIPVVLYEGLIALFATQIDRFVPQALMDQFILEMTAAGGVMIFAIGLNLTGLTKIRVANLLPGILVTAVIVTSIYFYQQLV
- a CDS encoding phosphatase PAP2 family protein produces the protein MSRARAWIRRQDELWFQYCNSRSEAAFIRFFQMLTHLGGARFTVVLQLVLMLAGPPSLFRPAAAASLSLAASHLAAVLIKRAVKRIRPFQVLPGVRVHGFRFKDHSFPSGHSTAVFSLAVPYSILFPPFAPALLAAAGLVALSRVVLGVHYPTDIAAGSLLGASAGILFAAIAQSF
- the rpsF gene encoding 30S ribosomal protein S6, with translation MRKYEIMYVIRPNIEDEAKKALVERFNSILTDNGAELTESKDWGKRRLAYEINDFRDGYYQLIHLNAEAAAVDEFTRLAKISEDIIRHMVVKDEK
- the ychF gene encoding redox-regulated ATPase YchF, whose product is MALTAGIVGLPNVGKSTLFNAITQAGAESANYPFCTIDPNVGIVEVPDHRLNKLTELVQPKKTVPTTFEFTDIAGIVKGASKGEGLGNKFLSHIREVDAICQVVRCFADDNITHVSGKVDPISDIETINLELILADLESVEKRIARVGKMAKQKDKEAVAELEVLELLKDAFESDKPARTVEFTEEQHKIAKNLHLLTIKPVLYVANVGEDDVADPSSNEYVQSVRDFAEKDNAEVIVVCAKIESEIAELEGEEKQMFLEELGIEESGLDQLIRSAYHLLDLATYFTAGVQEVRAWTFRKGMKAPQCAGIIHTDFERGFIRAETVHYDDLLEAKTMAAAKEAGKVRLEGKEYIVKDGDIIHFRFNV
- the yyaC gene encoding spore protease YyaC → MNLRTNLFEKKASSARVAHDEQDAANKLAAELLNFMPPGIGVRPVVFVCIGTDRSTGDSLGPLVGTLLEEKAVAPFHVYGTLDDPIHAVNLEEKLKEIKESHVRPYIIGIDACLGRLKSVGVIQVGSGPVKPGAGVNKELPEVGDMHITGIVNVSGFMEFFVLQNTRLNLVLRMAKTIAAGIHEASLNARFKHAWPRISWDLGTAEQAKLNQ
- a CDS encoding mechanosensitive ion channel family protein, producing the protein MTSTEKMLQGIKDQLSDENMWSAIGLGFLKIIAILIVSSLIIRIGRAAIRKVFAVRSHSPLRISHRREATLVKLLENILTYVVSFIMIMMILSTLTIDVGALLAGAGIVGLAVGFGAQNLVKDIITGFFIIFEDQFSVGDYIRVDQFEGTVEEIGLRTTKIKSWTGELHILPNGSIVQVTNFSLHNSVAFVDVSIAYEGDIQKAEQVLKDLLETLPEKYEDMVKTPEILGIQNLAASDVVIRVTAETMPMKHFFIARQLRKEIKMALDAHGIEIPFPRLVMYSRQEEKPEKSTGKA
- a CDS encoding glycosyltransferase family 4 protein; translated protein: MRVKVAIFSDTFYPQINGVANTLKRLTDHLEKRDIEYMLFIPGPAEGMSYPNAAEFLSIPFFFYPECRTAVANPRKITERLQKFSPDIVHIATPLTMGLYGIHAAKKLGIPITGSYHTHFDQYLKLYKCQWLSPLFWKYMKWFHRSFQRIFVPSKDTKTILEAQGLQSVSLWTRGVDSRLFHPDRDKDAARKKFGIREPHILLYAGRLALEKDLGTLLKTMGSLPEEIRERVHWLIVGDGPEFQPFAKESAGRGNVTMTGYVTGEELAGLYAAADLLVFPSPTETFGNVVLEALSSGTPAIVADKGGPAEIISEGRTGRICPAGSSGEFASAIQELLGDPVKLASMSREARSYAERQSWDKIMDQLLAEYKEIAFEGEYRFRNLG
- a CDS encoding DUF951 domain-containing protein, which translates into the protein MEPKEYGLNDVVEMKKAHPCGANRWKIIRLGMDIRIKCEGCSHSVMIPRKEFSRKMKKILVKHEE